The nucleotide window CATCAAAAAAATGACAGAGCCAAAACCTAGCAACCAGTAAAAACTGGCAAAAAACACGATCATGGTGCATCCGACGAGGAAAAACCACCACAACCAAAACAGTTCATATTTACACAGCCAACCACACAAACACACACGTGCAAGCGCAAGCTGCTGGTACACACAAACAACAAACACCACAACACAACCACCACAAAAACAGCGGCAGTATCAACGTGCCATGGCGCATGAAAAAAACACTTAAAAAAAGTACATTGGCACACTATTGAGTTCTCAAACAACACCACCACAACCACCAAACTGCACAACACCGTGCAACCAGCTGCCGTAGCGACTCGATCTAACTTACACACCATCTTGTTAAAACACAAATCCGGGCCCGAAAGGCTATTTTTCAAACCTCCAGATCACCCCGATAACCTGTGCTTTGAAAGCAAGTAGCGGCTCGTTGACCGAAGAAAAAATTAACACATCAACCCACTGCGCACACAAACCCCCTGGCAGCAGAGATTTTTGCCCGCGGCGTCATCAATTAAGGCACACTGGAAGGCAAGGCCGCAGGCTCGACACCCGCGACCCCATTAGAAAAACTAGATTGAAGGATTTAGCCATGTTGGAACGTACACAGGTGTATGTAGACACCTCGTATCTATTAGCCAGTTTTTATAACTCCTGGGCAACCGGGGCCCGGGCCCAACTAGAAATCGACTTACCGGAAGTCGTCGCCGTGTTAGGGAAAATGGTCGAAGACCAATTACAACAACCGGTACAGCGGCAATACTGGTACGACGGCATTCCCGACTCCGGCCCCCACCGCTACCAACGCGCACTCCGCACCTGCGACGGCGTGCAACTGCGCGCGGGGCAGCTCATCGAATGGGGTGAACGTCGAACACAGAAAGCCGTCGACACACGACTGGTCGCGGACCTCGTGATTGCGGGTTTGGGGCGGCACTGCTCTGACATCGTACTGGTCAGTGGCGACGCAGACATGATCCCCGGAGTGGAAGAAGCAACCGCCGCGGGCCTGCGCGTCCACCTCTACGGGTTCGGGTGGGACTCCATGTCCAGCGCGCTACGTCACGCCTGCGACACCACCACCATCCTCGACCCACGCGAAGACTTCGCCGACTGCATGCGCATCGAGCCACTGGAAGGCCCCTTGCCTGCCGGGCCAGTCGATGACAACGACGACAGCAACCCGCAAACTCAAGAGGATGCAACCGAAGAGGTGCCCACCAACAGCGCTCCCGTCCCACATGATGCGGACAAGCCTGTGGATGAGGACGCTACGGCGATCGATCCCGCCCCCACCGTGCCCACGGAGGTCATGAACCTCGGGCCCACCGTCGCTGCGGAAGAAGTGGACTATTCCGAAAGTCGCTTCAGCTTGTCAGCGGAAGTATCCGCAGGCCAGGCCGGCCAACAAATCTCCATCCAAGAGTCCGCCCAGCGCGCCGAAGTTCGCGTCCGCCAAAAGGGAGCAACCTCTGCCGCAAATTCCGGGTCGGACCCCGACGACATCCCCGCCGACACTCTGTCAGCTAACCAAGCGTCCACCGCGCTGCGCGAGCCGGAGCAACCTGCCACTGAGGAAGAGCACACTTCCACGATCACAGCAGACACCCCCGAAGAGCAGGAAGACACCCAAGACAACACCCCGGGCGCCCCGAAACCAACCCCGCTGGTCATGGCACCGCGGCGTAAGCTCCGCAGCCGTTACGTGCCGCTGCCCAACGAAGTATGGTCCAGCGCGGGCTTCCAAACCCCATTTGACGTGGGCCAACAGTACGCCAGCTGGTGGTATGACAACGCCGCCACCACAGAGCAGCGGGACTCCGCACACCTGCTATCCGGCGGCGGGCTGCCACCGGAAGTCGACCGCCCACTGCTGCAGTTCGCCTGCGAGACACTGCACGAATACACCCTGTCGGAAAGTCAGCGCGTTGCACTGCGCGATGGCTTCCACAGTGGGATCCGCGCGGTGCTGCTGAATATTCAGCGCGGCACCCGCTAGCTCATGTTCTGAACCTTGGTCACCAGCTCGCTCAGGGCTGGTGCGGGCAGTACGCCAGCCTGGCGGAACAACAGCTCGCCATCTTTAAAAACCATGAGCGTGGGGATCGACATGATGCCCAACTGTTGCGCCAGGTTTTGGTTTTCGTCGGTGTTGAACTTGGCGAAGGTGGCGTCCGCGTGCTGCTCGCTGACCTTTTCGAAGATCGGTGCGAACTGTCGGCAGGGTCCGCACCATGGTGCCCATGCGTCTACAACGACGACACCTTTCTGCTGCACAGTCTGAGCAAAGGTGCTTTCCGTCACGTTAATGGTTGCCATGGAATAAACCTCCGAGGTTGTCCGATTATAGGGGGTGAGGACTTTTTGTCCTCGCTATCGGCCAGGATACGCGCTTGTGCAGCAATACCGCGCAAGTAATTGGTTAGTCCTTTAGTTCAAGGTGGTTTGTTATGAAGATTTTTAACGTTGAAGGTATGACCTGCGAGCACTGCGCCAACGCTGTGCGTGAGGAGCTCACGGACGCTGGCCTCGAGGTCGGCACCATTGATGTTGCGGCCGGCACGGTTGAGGCGTCGGGTGATGACGCCGCGGTGGCTGCGGCAATCGCCGAGGCCGGCTACAAGGTGGTTTAGCAGCATGCACGCTGATTTCACCGTCACAGGCATGAGCTGCACGAGTTGCAGTGCCCGGGTGGAGCGCAAGCTGAATAAGCTGCCGG belongs to Corynebacterium argentoratense DSM 44202 and includes:
- a CDS encoding heavy-metal-associated domain-containing protein codes for the protein MKIFNVEGMTCEHCANAVREELTDAGLEVGTIDVAAGTVEASGDDAAVAAAIAEAGYKVV